In a genomic window of Carassius carassius chromosome 43, fCarCar2.1, whole genome shotgun sequence:
- the incenp gene encoding inner centromere protein isoform X4, translating to MSSLPETTRSLMEVFNGKLQSFTNEIDSVHMVWLEEIQQEAYRMFSSDFSTEPELMPKTPSQKKTNRRKRVSMELNESRCKRRFSKGKRSNLRRSSVQMTLTTLSELVTTHVPTDSSESLMEEPSRRTRRNKTTAPAETEPVKRSTRNKGTKAKEVEEVSESVPDVNEAIEVQDSGSNQDQILVSEAVVKIPSSERLSADLLLNAGVSPGRSANKIPIAAFGLQTTPQGSARRSLVVRRSLVGLRQSMTQEAVRRASRRSFLKKKARLGTSTCSSSVSEDICMDIETEEMENKEEQVDAPQMVTEPATETKPEPATETKPEPEIVQTEELEPKKTEEMESKVKDTLPEEIAESSTTENCRFTRSMARTSETDGAESKGDDRHTRSGSKRHAAQESTTPKKKQSPPKKCLTSTAPHMRSFLQTVQKNQMLMMTPGSLGRSTIIKSFIKQSATKTDTKERERQKWDALNKKIEQENERKKKIEEERRKKQEEMKRKRDERLKRVVEARVKGEKEKEQEKKKKIEEKMAQLEKKNDMLRVERLAEEKAKKKVATKRQEELDLRKKQEETARQKKLQQVEEEERRHQEMLAKRKAEEERERARKLAEATRALELKREQEREKERERERERERERQAAAEKERLEREKAIALQKELERAAREKERMEMEEKRKMEEHRKAEEEREAQQKRAAAASAPAPPTVTAQISAAKTQAANMHNTTITKSSALKKTVDIENSVLSTPVGKGTAHNKTVDLGPGLNVTVDIEQSPQSYQITPKGQKVNVLVNPEDYGMDQNSDDSTDDESAPRKPIPSWAEGMQLQQAVMKQYYNPLDLHSYFGEPEPPKLEAIFRRTKPRFFKRTSSAVWHSPPRLGNLGN from the exons ATGAGTTCCTTGCCGGAGACCACGCGCTCCCTCATGGAGGTTTTTAATGGAAAACTGCAGAGTTTTACTAATGAAATCGACAGTGTCCACATGGTGTGGCTGGAGGAGATCCAGCAGGAAGCGTATCGCATGTTTTCGAG TGACTTCAGCACCGAGCCAGAACTCATGCCAAAGACTCCATCACAGAAAAAGACAAACCGCAGGAAGAGAGTGTCGATGGAGCTCAACGAGTCTCGCTGCAAAAGACG TTTCTCCAAGGGTAAACGCAGCAACCTGCGTCGCTCGTCAGTCCAGATGACCCTGACCACCCTCTCTGAGCTAGTTACGACACACGTGCCGACAGACAGCTCTGAGAGCCTGATGGAGGAACCTTCTCGTCGCACACGTCGCAACAAAACCACTGCCCCGGCTGAAACCGAACCTGTCAAGCGTAGCACCCGTAACAAAGGCACCAAAGCTAAGGAGGTGGAAGAAGTGTCAGAGAGCGTTCCAGATGTGAATGAAGCCATTGAGGTGCAGGATTCTGGCTCCAATCAGGATCAGATCCTGGTGTCTGAAGCCGTGGTGAAGATTCCCTCCTCAGAGCGTCTGAGTGCAGATTTGCTGCTGAATGCTGGTGTGTCTCCGGGCCGATCCGCTAATAAAATCCCCATCGCTGCATTTGGGTTGCAGACGACACCTCAGGGATCAGCTCGGCGCTCGCTGGTGGTACGCCGTTCTCTGGTGGGCCTCAGGCAGAGCATGACCCAGGAAGCTGTTCGCAGGGCATCTCGGCGCTCTTTCCTGAAGAAGAAAGCCAGACTGGGAACCTCGACTTGCAGCAGCTCTGTCAGCG AAGATATCTGTATGGATATTGAAACTGAGGAAATGGAGAACAAAGAAGAACA GGTTGATGCACCGCAAATGGTCACTGAACCAGCTACTGAAACTAAACCTGAACCAGCTACTGAAACCAAACCTGAACCAGAAATAGTCCAAACTGAG GAACTTGAACCCAAAAAGACTGAAGAAATGGAATCTAAGGTAAAAGACACACTTCCAGAAGAGATTGCTGAATCTAGCACCACTGAGAATTGTCGCTTCACACGATCCATGGCCCGCACTTCAGAAACTG ATGGAGCAGAATCCAAAGGAGATGACAG GCATACGCGTTCAGGCTCAAAGCGTCATGCAGCTCAGGAAAGCACCACACCCAAGAAGAAACAATCCCCTCCGAAGAAGTGCCTCACG AGTACTGCTCCACACATGCGATCGTTCTTGCAAACGGTGCAGAAGAACCAGATGCTTATGATGACGCCTGGGTCTCTGGGCCGCAGCACCATCATAAAATCCTTCATCAAACAATCTGCCACCAAAACTGACACCAAG GAGCGAGAACGGCAGAAATGGGACGCCTTGAACAAGAAAATAGAACAAGAGAATGAACGAAAGAAAAAGATTGAGGAGGAGAGACGAAAGAAACAGGAAGAAATGAAAAG GAAGCGGGACGAACGTTTGAAGCGGGTTGTTGAGGCTCGAGTGAAAGGTGAAAAGGAGAAGGagcaggaaaagaaaaagaagattgAGGAAAAGATGGCACAGCTGGAGAAGAAAAATGATATG ctGCGTGTTGAGCGGTTGGCTGAGGAGAAAGCCAAGAAGAAGGTGGCCACTAAAAGACAGGAAGAGCTGGATCTCCGCAAGAAACAGGAGGAGACAGCCAGACAAAAGAAACTTCAGCAAGTT gaggaagaggagaggcgGCACCAGGAGATGCTGGCCAAACGCAAGGCTGAAGAGGAGCGAGAGAGAGCCCGCAAACTGGCCGAGGCCACACGTGCTCTGGAGCTGAAGAGGGAACAAGAGCgggagaaagagagggagcgCGAACGAGAGCGGGAAAGAGAAAGACAGGCGGCAGCTGAAAA AGAAAGACTAGAGAGAGAGAAGGCTATTGCTCTTCAGAAGGAACTGGAGAGAGCagccagagagaaagagaggatggAGATGGAGGAGAAGAGGAAAATG GAAGAGCATCGGAAGGCTGAAGAGGAGAGGGAAGCCCAACAGAAACGTGCGGCTGCAGCCTCCGCCCCGGCGCCCCCTACAGTTACAGCACAG ATCTCTGCCGCAAAAACACAAGCAGCTAACATGCACAACACAACTATAACTAAAAGTTCAGCTTTAAAAAAGACCGTAGATATTGAG AACTCTGTTCTAAGTACTCCAGTTGGGAAAGGAACTGCTCACAATAAGACCGTAGATCTCGGACCTGGACTCAACGTGACTGTGGACATTGAG CAATCTCCACAATCATACCAGATCACCCCAAAGGGCCAGAAAGTGAATGTTTTAGTGAATCCTGAAGATTATGGCATGGACCAGAACAGCGACGACTCAACAGATGATGAATCTGCACCCAGGAAACCCATCCCGTCCTGGGCTGAGG GTATGCAATTGCAGCAAGCCGTCATGAAGCAATATTACAATCCACTAGATCTCCATTCATATTTTGGAGAACCTGAACCTCCCAAACTGGAGGCGATCTTCAGGCGGACTAAACCTCGCTTCTTTAAACGCACTAGCTCTGCTGTCTGGCATTCTCCACCACGTTTGGGAAATCTGGGCAATTGA
- the incenp gene encoding inner centromere protein A isoform X6 translates to MSSLPETTRSLMEVFNGKLQSFTNEIDSVHMVWLEEIQQEAYRMFSSDFSTEPELMPKTPSQKKTNRRKRVSMELNESRCKRRFSKGKRSNLRRSSVQMTLTTLSELVTTHVPTDSSESLMEEPSRRTRRNKTTAPAETEPVKRSTRNKGTKAKEVEEVSESVPDVNEAIEVQDSGSNQDQILVSEAVVKIPSSERLSADLLLNAGVSPGRSANKIPIAAFGLQTTPQGSARRSLVVRRSLVGLRQSMTQEAVRRASRRSFLKKKARLGTSTCSSSVSEDICMDIETEEMENKEEQVDAPQMVTEPATETKPEPATETKPEPEIVQTEELEPKKTEEMESKVKDTLPEEIAESSTTENCRFTRSMARTSETDGAESKGDDRHTRSGSKRHAAQESTTPKKKQSPPKKCLTSTAPHMRSFLQTVQKNQMLMMTPGSLGRSTIIKSFIKQSATKTDTKLGSGSVERERQKWDALNKKIEQENERKKKIEEERRKKQEEMKRKRDERLKRVVEARVKGEKEKEQEKKKKIEEKMAQLEKKNDMLRVERLAEEKAKKKVATKRQEELDLRKKQEETARQKKLQQVEEEERRHQEMLAKRKAEEERERARKLAEATRALELKREQEREKERERERERERERQAAAEKERLEREKAIALQKELERAAREKERMEMEEKRKMEEHRKAEEEREAQQKRAAAASAPAPPTVTAQNSVLSTPVGKGTAHNKTVDLGPGLNVTVDIEQSPQSYQITPKGQKVNVLVNPEDYGMDQNSDDSTDDESAPRKPIPSWAEGMQLQQAVMKQYYNPLDLHSYFGEPEPPKLEAIFRRTKPRFFKRTSSAVWHSPPRLGNLGN, encoded by the exons ATGAGTTCCTTGCCGGAGACCACGCGCTCCCTCATGGAGGTTTTTAATGGAAAACTGCAGAGTTTTACTAATGAAATCGACAGTGTCCACATGGTGTGGCTGGAGGAGATCCAGCAGGAAGCGTATCGCATGTTTTCGAG TGACTTCAGCACCGAGCCAGAACTCATGCCAAAGACTCCATCACAGAAAAAGACAAACCGCAGGAAGAGAGTGTCGATGGAGCTCAACGAGTCTCGCTGCAAAAGACG TTTCTCCAAGGGTAAACGCAGCAACCTGCGTCGCTCGTCAGTCCAGATGACCCTGACCACCCTCTCTGAGCTAGTTACGACACACGTGCCGACAGACAGCTCTGAGAGCCTGATGGAGGAACCTTCTCGTCGCACACGTCGCAACAAAACCACTGCCCCGGCTGAAACCGAACCTGTCAAGCGTAGCACCCGTAACAAAGGCACCAAAGCTAAGGAGGTGGAAGAAGTGTCAGAGAGCGTTCCAGATGTGAATGAAGCCATTGAGGTGCAGGATTCTGGCTCCAATCAGGATCAGATCCTGGTGTCTGAAGCCGTGGTGAAGATTCCCTCCTCAGAGCGTCTGAGTGCAGATTTGCTGCTGAATGCTGGTGTGTCTCCGGGCCGATCCGCTAATAAAATCCCCATCGCTGCATTTGGGTTGCAGACGACACCTCAGGGATCAGCTCGGCGCTCGCTGGTGGTACGCCGTTCTCTGGTGGGCCTCAGGCAGAGCATGACCCAGGAAGCTGTTCGCAGGGCATCTCGGCGCTCTTTCCTGAAGAAGAAAGCCAGACTGGGAACCTCGACTTGCAGCAGCTCTGTCAGCG AAGATATCTGTATGGATATTGAAACTGAGGAAATGGAGAACAAAGAAGAACA GGTTGATGCACCGCAAATGGTCACTGAACCAGCTACTGAAACTAAACCTGAACCAGCTACTGAAACCAAACCTGAACCAGAAATAGTCCAAACTGAG GAACTTGAACCCAAAAAGACTGAAGAAATGGAATCTAAGGTAAAAGACACACTTCCAGAAGAGATTGCTGAATCTAGCACCACTGAGAATTGTCGCTTCACACGATCCATGGCCCGCACTTCAGAAACTG ATGGAGCAGAATCCAAAGGAGATGACAG GCATACGCGTTCAGGCTCAAAGCGTCATGCAGCTCAGGAAAGCACCACACCCAAGAAGAAACAATCCCCTCCGAAGAAGTGCCTCACG AGTACTGCTCCACACATGCGATCGTTCTTGCAAACGGTGCAGAAGAACCAGATGCTTATGATGACGCCTGGGTCTCTGGGCCGCAGCACCATCATAAAATCCTTCATCAAACAATCTGCCACCAAAACTGACACCAAG TTGGGCTCTGGCTCTGTG GAGCGAGAACGGCAGAAATGGGACGCCTTGAACAAGAAAATAGAACAAGAGAATGAACGAAAGAAAAAGATTGAGGAGGAGAGACGAAAGAAACAGGAAGAAATGAAAAG GAAGCGGGACGAACGTTTGAAGCGGGTTGTTGAGGCTCGAGTGAAAGGTGAAAAGGAGAAGGagcaggaaaagaaaaagaagattgAGGAAAAGATGGCACAGCTGGAGAAGAAAAATGATATG ctGCGTGTTGAGCGGTTGGCTGAGGAGAAAGCCAAGAAGAAGGTGGCCACTAAAAGACAGGAAGAGCTGGATCTCCGCAAGAAACAGGAGGAGACAGCCAGACAAAAGAAACTTCAGCAAGTT gaggaagaggagaggcgGCACCAGGAGATGCTGGCCAAACGCAAGGCTGAAGAGGAGCGAGAGAGAGCCCGCAAACTGGCCGAGGCCACACGTGCTCTGGAGCTGAAGAGGGAACAAGAGCgggagaaagagagggagcgCGAACGAGAGCGGGAAAGAGAAAGACAGGCGGCAGCTGAAAA AGAAAGACTAGAGAGAGAGAAGGCTATTGCTCTTCAGAAGGAACTGGAGAGAGCagccagagagaaagagaggatggAGATGGAGGAGAAGAGGAAAATG GAAGAGCATCGGAAGGCTGAAGAGGAGAGGGAAGCCCAACAGAAACGTGCGGCTGCAGCCTCCGCCCCGGCGCCCCCTACAGTTACAGCACAG AACTCTGTTCTAAGTACTCCAGTTGGGAAAGGAACTGCTCACAATAAGACCGTAGATCTCGGACCTGGACTCAACGTGACTGTGGACATTGAG CAATCTCCACAATCATACCAGATCACCCCAAAGGGCCAGAAAGTGAATGTTTTAGTGAATCCTGAAGATTATGGCATGGACCAGAACAGCGACGACTCAACAGATGATGAATCTGCACCCAGGAAACCCATCCCGTCCTGGGCTGAGG GTATGCAATTGCAGCAAGCCGTCATGAAGCAATATTACAATCCACTAGATCTCCATTCATATTTTGGAGAACCTGAACCTCCCAAACTGGAGGCGATCTTCAGGCGGACTAAACCTCGCTTCTTTAAACGCACTAGCTCTGCTGTCTGGCATTCTCCACCACGTTTGGGAAATCTGGGCAATTGA
- the incenp gene encoding inner centromere protein isoform X7, translating to MSSLPETTRSLMEVFNGKLQSFTNEIDSVHMVWLEEIQQEAYRMFSSDFSTEPELMPKTPSQKKTNRRKRVSMELNESRCKRRFSKGKRSNLRRSSVQMTLTTLSELVTTHVPTDSSESLMEEPSRRTRRNKTTAPAETEPVKRSTRNKGTKAKEVEEVSESVPDVNEAIEVQDSGSNQDQILVSEAVVKIPSSERLSADLLLNAGVSPGRSANKIPIAAFGLQTTPQGSARRSLVVRRSLVGLRQSMTQEAVRRASRRSFLKKKARLGTSTCSSSVSEDICMDIETEEMENKEEQVDAPQMVTEPATETKPEPATETKPEPEIVQTEELEPKKTEEMESKVKDTLPEEIAESSTTENCRFTRSMARTSETDGAESKGDDRHTRSGSKRHAAQESTTPKKKQSPPKKCLTSTAPHMRSFLQTVQKNQMLMMTPGSLGRSTIIKSFIKQSATKTDTKLGSGSVERERQKWDALNKKIEQENERKKKIEEERRKKQEEMKRKRDERLKRVVEARVKGEKEKEQEKKKKIEEKMAQLEKKNDMEEEERRHQEMLAKRKAEEERERARKLAEATRALELKREQEREKERERERERERERQAAAEKERLEREKAIALQKELERAAREKERMEMEEKRKMEEHRKAEEEREAQQKRAAAASAPAPPTVTAQISAAKTQAANMHNTTITKSSALKKTVDIENSVLSTPVGKGTAHNKTVDLGPGLNVTVDIEQSPQSYQITPKGQKVNVLVNPEDYGMDQNSDDSTDDESAPRKPIPSWAEGMQLQQAVMKQYYNPLDLHSYFGEPEPPKLEAIFRRTKPRFFKRTSSAVWHSPPRLGNLGN from the exons ATGAGTTCCTTGCCGGAGACCACGCGCTCCCTCATGGAGGTTTTTAATGGAAAACTGCAGAGTTTTACTAATGAAATCGACAGTGTCCACATGGTGTGGCTGGAGGAGATCCAGCAGGAAGCGTATCGCATGTTTTCGAG TGACTTCAGCACCGAGCCAGAACTCATGCCAAAGACTCCATCACAGAAAAAGACAAACCGCAGGAAGAGAGTGTCGATGGAGCTCAACGAGTCTCGCTGCAAAAGACG TTTCTCCAAGGGTAAACGCAGCAACCTGCGTCGCTCGTCAGTCCAGATGACCCTGACCACCCTCTCTGAGCTAGTTACGACACACGTGCCGACAGACAGCTCTGAGAGCCTGATGGAGGAACCTTCTCGTCGCACACGTCGCAACAAAACCACTGCCCCGGCTGAAACCGAACCTGTCAAGCGTAGCACCCGTAACAAAGGCACCAAAGCTAAGGAGGTGGAAGAAGTGTCAGAGAGCGTTCCAGATGTGAATGAAGCCATTGAGGTGCAGGATTCTGGCTCCAATCAGGATCAGATCCTGGTGTCTGAAGCCGTGGTGAAGATTCCCTCCTCAGAGCGTCTGAGTGCAGATTTGCTGCTGAATGCTGGTGTGTCTCCGGGCCGATCCGCTAATAAAATCCCCATCGCTGCATTTGGGTTGCAGACGACACCTCAGGGATCAGCTCGGCGCTCGCTGGTGGTACGCCGTTCTCTGGTGGGCCTCAGGCAGAGCATGACCCAGGAAGCTGTTCGCAGGGCATCTCGGCGCTCTTTCCTGAAGAAGAAAGCCAGACTGGGAACCTCGACTTGCAGCAGCTCTGTCAGCG AAGATATCTGTATGGATATTGAAACTGAGGAAATGGAGAACAAAGAAGAACA GGTTGATGCACCGCAAATGGTCACTGAACCAGCTACTGAAACTAAACCTGAACCAGCTACTGAAACCAAACCTGAACCAGAAATAGTCCAAACTGAG GAACTTGAACCCAAAAAGACTGAAGAAATGGAATCTAAGGTAAAAGACACACTTCCAGAAGAGATTGCTGAATCTAGCACCACTGAGAATTGTCGCTTCACACGATCCATGGCCCGCACTTCAGAAACTG ATGGAGCAGAATCCAAAGGAGATGACAG GCATACGCGTTCAGGCTCAAAGCGTCATGCAGCTCAGGAAAGCACCACACCCAAGAAGAAACAATCCCCTCCGAAGAAGTGCCTCACG AGTACTGCTCCACACATGCGATCGTTCTTGCAAACGGTGCAGAAGAACCAGATGCTTATGATGACGCCTGGGTCTCTGGGCCGCAGCACCATCATAAAATCCTTCATCAAACAATCTGCCACCAAAACTGACACCAAG TTGGGCTCTGGCTCTGTG GAGCGAGAACGGCAGAAATGGGACGCCTTGAACAAGAAAATAGAACAAGAGAATGAACGAAAGAAAAAGATTGAGGAGGAGAGACGAAAGAAACAGGAAGAAATGAAAAG GAAGCGGGACGAACGTTTGAAGCGGGTTGTTGAGGCTCGAGTGAAAGGTGAAAAGGAGAAGGagcaggaaaagaaaaagaagattgAGGAAAAGATGGCACAGCTGGAGAAGAAAAATGATATG gaggaagaggagaggcgGCACCAGGAGATGCTGGCCAAACGCAAGGCTGAAGAGGAGCGAGAGAGAGCCCGCAAACTGGCCGAGGCCACACGTGCTCTGGAGCTGAAGAGGGAACAAGAGCgggagaaagagagggagcgCGAACGAGAGCGGGAAAGAGAAAGACAGGCGGCAGCTGAAAA AGAAAGACTAGAGAGAGAGAAGGCTATTGCTCTTCAGAAGGAACTGGAGAGAGCagccagagagaaagagaggatggAGATGGAGGAGAAGAGGAAAATG GAAGAGCATCGGAAGGCTGAAGAGGAGAGGGAAGCCCAACAGAAACGTGCGGCTGCAGCCTCCGCCCCGGCGCCCCCTACAGTTACAGCACAG ATCTCTGCCGCAAAAACACAAGCAGCTAACATGCACAACACAACTATAACTAAAAGTTCAGCTTTAAAAAAGACCGTAGATATTGAG AACTCTGTTCTAAGTACTCCAGTTGGGAAAGGAACTGCTCACAATAAGACCGTAGATCTCGGACCTGGACTCAACGTGACTGTGGACATTGAG CAATCTCCACAATCATACCAGATCACCCCAAAGGGCCAGAAAGTGAATGTTTTAGTGAATCCTGAAGATTATGGCATGGACCAGAACAGCGACGACTCAACAGATGATGAATCTGCACCCAGGAAACCCATCCCGTCCTGGGCTGAGG GTATGCAATTGCAGCAAGCCGTCATGAAGCAATATTACAATCCACTAGATCTCCATTCATATTTTGGAGAACCTGAACCTCCCAAACTGGAGGCGATCTTCAGGCGGACTAAACCTCGCTTCTTTAAACGCACTAGCTCTGCTGTCTGGCATTCTCCACCACGTTTGGGAAATCTGGGCAATTGA
- the incenp gene encoding inner centromere protein isoform X9 yields MSSLPETTRSLMEVFNGKLQSFTNEIDSVHMVWLEEIQQEAYRMFSSDFSTEPELMPKTPSQKKTNRRKRVSMELNESRCKRRFSKGKRSNLRRSSVQMTLTTLSELVTTHVPTDSSESLMEEPSRRTRRNKTTAPAETEPVKRSTRNKGTKAKEVEEVSESVPDVNEAIEVQDSGSNQDQILVSEAVVKIPSSERLSADLLLNAGVSPGRSANKIPIAAFGLQTTPQGSARRSLVVRRSLVGLRQSMTQEAVRRASRRSFLKKKARLGTSTCSSSVSEDICMDIETEEMENKEEQVDAPQMVTEPATETKPEPATETKPEPEIVQTEERERQKWDALNKKIEQENERKKKIEEERRKKQEEMKRKRDERLKRVVEARVKGEKEKEQEKKKKIEEKMAQLEKKNDMLRVERLAEEKAKKKVATKRQEELDLRKKQEETARQKKLQQVEEEERRHQEMLAKRKAEEERERARKLAEATRALELKREQEREKERERERERERERQAAAEKERLEREKAIALQKELERAAREKERMEMEEKRKMEEHRKAEEEREAQQKRAAAASAPAPPTVTAQISAAKTQAANMHNTTITKSSALKKTVDIENSVLSTPVGKGTAHNKTVDLGPGLNVTVDIEQSPQSYQITPKGQKVNVLVNPEDYGMDQNSDDSTDDESAPRKPIPSWAEGMQLQQAVMKQYYNPLDLHSYFGEPEPPKLEAIFRRTKPRFFKRTSSAVWHSPPRLGNLGN; encoded by the exons ATGAGTTCCTTGCCGGAGACCACGCGCTCCCTCATGGAGGTTTTTAATGGAAAACTGCAGAGTTTTACTAATGAAATCGACAGTGTCCACATGGTGTGGCTGGAGGAGATCCAGCAGGAAGCGTATCGCATGTTTTCGAG TGACTTCAGCACCGAGCCAGAACTCATGCCAAAGACTCCATCACAGAAAAAGACAAACCGCAGGAAGAGAGTGTCGATGGAGCTCAACGAGTCTCGCTGCAAAAGACG TTTCTCCAAGGGTAAACGCAGCAACCTGCGTCGCTCGTCAGTCCAGATGACCCTGACCACCCTCTCTGAGCTAGTTACGACACACGTGCCGACAGACAGCTCTGAGAGCCTGATGGAGGAACCTTCTCGTCGCACACGTCGCAACAAAACCACTGCCCCGGCTGAAACCGAACCTGTCAAGCGTAGCACCCGTAACAAAGGCACCAAAGCTAAGGAGGTGGAAGAAGTGTCAGAGAGCGTTCCAGATGTGAATGAAGCCATTGAGGTGCAGGATTCTGGCTCCAATCAGGATCAGATCCTGGTGTCTGAAGCCGTGGTGAAGATTCCCTCCTCAGAGCGTCTGAGTGCAGATTTGCTGCTGAATGCTGGTGTGTCTCCGGGCCGATCCGCTAATAAAATCCCCATCGCTGCATTTGGGTTGCAGACGACACCTCAGGGATCAGCTCGGCGCTCGCTGGTGGTACGCCGTTCTCTGGTGGGCCTCAGGCAGAGCATGACCCAGGAAGCTGTTCGCAGGGCATCTCGGCGCTCTTTCCTGAAGAAGAAAGCCAGACTGGGAACCTCGACTTGCAGCAGCTCTGTCAGCG AAGATATCTGTATGGATATTGAAACTGAGGAAATGGAGAACAAAGAAGAACA GGTTGATGCACCGCAAATGGTCACTGAACCAGCTACTGAAACTAAACCTGAACCAGCTACTGAAACCAAACCTGAACCAGAAATAGTCCAAACTGAG GAGCGAGAACGGCAGAAATGGGACGCCTTGAACAAGAAAATAGAACAAGAGAATGAACGAAAGAAAAAGATTGAGGAGGAGAGACGAAAGAAACAGGAAGAAATGAAAAG GAAGCGGGACGAACGTTTGAAGCGGGTTGTTGAGGCTCGAGTGAAAGGTGAAAAGGAGAAGGagcaggaaaagaaaaagaagattgAGGAAAAGATGGCACAGCTGGAGAAGAAAAATGATATG ctGCGTGTTGAGCGGTTGGCTGAGGAGAAAGCCAAGAAGAAGGTGGCCACTAAAAGACAGGAAGAGCTGGATCTCCGCAAGAAACAGGAGGAGACAGCCAGACAAAAGAAACTTCAGCAAGTT gaggaagaggagaggcgGCACCAGGAGATGCTGGCCAAACGCAAGGCTGAAGAGGAGCGAGAGAGAGCCCGCAAACTGGCCGAGGCCACACGTGCTCTGGAGCTGAAGAGGGAACAAGAGCgggagaaagagagggagcgCGAACGAGAGCGGGAAAGAGAAAGACAGGCGGCAGCTGAAAA AGAAAGACTAGAGAGAGAGAAGGCTATTGCTCTTCAGAAGGAACTGGAGAGAGCagccagagagaaagagaggatggAGATGGAGGAGAAGAGGAAAATG GAAGAGCATCGGAAGGCTGAAGAGGAGAGGGAAGCCCAACAGAAACGTGCGGCTGCAGCCTCCGCCCCGGCGCCCCCTACAGTTACAGCACAG ATCTCTGCCGCAAAAACACAAGCAGCTAACATGCACAACACAACTATAACTAAAAGTTCAGCTTTAAAAAAGACCGTAGATATTGAG AACTCTGTTCTAAGTACTCCAGTTGGGAAAGGAACTGCTCACAATAAGACCGTAGATCTCGGACCTGGACTCAACGTGACTGTGGACATTGAG CAATCTCCACAATCATACCAGATCACCCCAAAGGGCCAGAAAGTGAATGTTTTAGTGAATCCTGAAGATTATGGCATGGACCAGAACAGCGACGACTCAACAGATGATGAATCTGCACCCAGGAAACCCATCCCGTCCTGGGCTGAGG GTATGCAATTGCAGCAAGCCGTCATGAAGCAATATTACAATCCACTAGATCTCCATTCATATTTTGGAGAACCTGAACCTCCCAAACTGGAGGCGATCTTCAGGCGGACTAAACCTCGCTTCTTTAAACGCACTAGCTCTGCTGTCTGGCATTCTCCACCACGTTTGGGAAATCTGGGCAATTGA